One Chaetodon trifascialis isolate fChaTrf1 chromosome 12, fChaTrf1.hap1, whole genome shotgun sequence DNA window includes the following coding sequences:
- the ints6 gene encoding integrator complex subunit 6 — protein sequence MPVLLFLIDTSASMNQRTHLGTTYLDIAKGAVETFMKLRGRDPASRGDRYMLVNFEDVPYGIKAGWKESHATFMTELRNLQATGLTTIGQSLRTAFDLLNLNRLVTGIDNYGQGRNPFFLEPAIIIAISDGNKLTSSGGVQDELHLPLTTPLPGSELTKEPFRWDQRLFALVLRIPGNASVEPEPLGGVPPDDSPITPMCEVTGGRSYSVFSQRMLNQCLESLVQKIQSGVVINFEKTGPDPPPLEDAPAEALKSGVQPWHCCHKLIYVRPNPKTGVPIGHWPIPEAFWPDQNSPTLPPRSAHPHVRFSCLDAEPMVIDKVPFDKYELEPSPLTQYILERKSPHTCWQVFVCNSAKYSDLGQPFGYLKASTALNCVNLFVMPYNYPVLLPLLDDLIKVHKFKPTIKWRQSFENYLKTMPPYYIGSLRKALRIMGAPNLLADNLEYGLSYSVVSYLKKLSQQSKIEYDRMIASIGKKPPPESGIKVRWRGGGISLAQRRDFIQQLQSLTGEAPTLPMELNPKEFQGFHLALLNKGLKPQSFRNPYDIPRSHLLDQLSRMRRNLLNTSVCNLRGQDSDQLHSVPIAQMGNYQDFLKAAPQPLRDADPEQPKRLHTFGNPFKLDKKGMMIDEADEFVTGPQNKGKRPGDSNNMPGGGPKRRRCMSPLLRLGRAYTPPVTPPASPRPTTDMDMNDGAPETDLIINHLDQNHYGSDSGSDSEVDHPSRPADYQGNHTSADPQDLRHRDEDENGQPQAGELPPGCEGGAEMVLVEDQPPRYLSPAALKKHIHTETTKVNNELRALITKEIRKPGRHYEKIFLLLKQIQGTLDTRLIFLQNIIKEAARFKKRVLIEQLENFLEEIHNRSNNMNHVDTL from the exons ATGCCCGTTTTACTTTTTCTGATAGACACGTCCGCTTCAATGAACCAGCGCACCCATCTGGGCACTACCTATCTGGACATAGCAAAAGGCGCTGTTGAGACTTTTATGAAG CTCAGAGGCAGAGATCCGGCGAGCCGAGGGGACCGGTATATGTTGGTAAATTTTGAAGACGTTCCGTACGGGATAAAG GCTGGATGGAAAGAGAGCCACGCCACATTCATGACAGAGCTGAGGAACCTCCAAGCAACCGGACTCACAACTATTGGCCAGTCCTTGAGGACCGCTTTTGATTTACTCAATCTCAATAGATTAGTGACTGGGATAGACAACTATGGACAG ggGAGGAatccctttttccttgagcctGCCATCATCATTGCCATCAGTGATGGCAACAAGTTGACCAGCAGCGGCGGAGTCCAAGACGAG CTCCATCTGCCTCTGACCACCCCGCTGCCAGGTAGTGAGCTGACCAAGGAGCCCTTCCGCTGGGACCAACGTCTGTTCGCTCTGGTGCTGCGCATCCCCGGCAACGCTTCAGTGGAGCCCGAACCCCTCGGTGGCGTCCCGCCTGACGATTCTCCAATCACCCCCATGTGTGAGGTCACTGGAG GACGTTCTTACAGTGTGTTCTCTCAGCGTATGTTGAATCAATGTCTGGAGTCTCTGGTGCAGAAAATCCAGAGTGGAGTGGTGATAAACTTTGAGAAGACTGGGCCCGACCCTCCTCCTTTAGAGG ATGCTCCAGCTGAGGCGTTGAAGTCCGGCGTACAGCCTTGGCATTGTTGTCACAAGCTGATTTATGTCAGGCCCAACCCTAAAACTGGTGTCCCCATCGGGCACTGGCCCATCCCTGAAGCCTTCTGGCCGGACCAGAACTCTCCAACGCTG CCCCCGCGCTCAGCCCACCCCCATGTTCGTTTCTCTTGTCTGGATGCGGAGCCCATGGTGATAGATAAGGTGCCCTTCGACAAGTATGAGCTGGAGCCCTCGCCCCTCACACAGTACATATTGGAGAGGAAGTCCCCTCACACCTGCTGGCAG gtgtttgtgtgtaacagTGCCAAGTACAGTGATCTGGGCCAGCCGTTTGGCTACTTAAAGGCCAGCACGGCCCTGAACTGTGTCAACCTGTTTGTGATGCCCTACAACTACCCTGTGCTTTTGCCACTTCTGG ACGACTTGATCAAAGTGCACAAGTTCAAGCCTACCATCAAATGGCGGCAGTCCTTTGAGAACTACCTGAAGACCATGCCTCCATATTATATTGGG TCCCTGAGAAAGGCTCTGAGAATCATGGGAGCACCAAACCTGCTGGCCGATAACTTGGAGTATGGCCTGAGTTACAGCGTGGTCTCCTACCTGAAGAAGCTCAGCCAACAG TCAAAAATCGAGTATGACCGCATGATTGCCTCGATTGGTAAGAAGCCGCCACCAGAGTCCGGCATCAAGGTGCGTTGGCGAGGGGGAGGTATATCTCTGGCCCAGCGCAGGGActtcatccagcagctgcagagtctCACAGGAGAGGCTCCGACTCTGCCCATGGAGCTCAACCCCAAAGAGTTCCAGGGCTTTCACCTGGCTCTGCTCAACAAG GGCCTGAAGCCACAGAGCTTTAGGAATCCCTACGACATCCCTCGCAGCCACCTGTTAGACCAGCTCAGCCGAATGAGGAGGAACCTGCTTAACACCAGCGTCTGTAACCTCAGAGGGCAGGACTCAG ACCAGCTCCACAGCGTGCCAATAGCCCAGATGGGCAACTACCAAGACTTCCTCAAAGCTGCTCCTCAACCCCTTCGAGACGCAGACCCTGAGCAGCCAAAACGTCTCCACACATTCGGCAACCCCTTCAAACTAGACAAGAAG GGCATGATGATTGACGAGGCAGATGAGTTTGTGACCGGCCCTCAGAACAAGGGGAAGAGACCAGGAGACAGCAACAACATGCCGGGCGGAGGACCCAAGAGACGTCGCTGCATGTCGCCTCTGCTGCGTCTGGGCAGGGCCTACACCCCTCCAGTCACACCTCCTGCCAGCCCTCGACCAACAACAG ACATGGACATGAATGACGGAGCCCCTGAAACAGACCTGATCATCAACCACCTGGATCAGAACCACTATGGCTCAGACAGCGGCTCCGACTCGGAGGTGGATCATCCCTCGAGGCCTGCCGACTACCAGGGGAACCACACATCTGCAGACCCCCAGGACCTCCGGCACAGGGACGAGGACGAAAACGGGCAACCCCAGGCAGGCGAGTTGCCCCCGGGGTGCGAGGGAGGAGCGGAGATGGTGCTAGTGGAGGACCAGCCGCCTCGCTACctgtctcctgcagctctgaagaAGCACATTCACACCGAGACGACAAAGGTCAACAACGAGCTGAGGGCACTCATCACCAAGGAGATCAGAAAACCTGGCAGAC ACTATGAGaagatcttcctcctcctgaagcAGATCCAGGGCACACTGGACACCCGACTCATCTTTCTCCAAAACATCATCAAAGAGGCGGCCAG GTTCAAGAAGCGCGTTCTCATCGAGCAGCTGGAAAACTTCCTGGAAGAGATCCACAACAGATCCAATAACATGAACCACGTGGACACACTCTGA
- the serpine3 gene encoding probable serpin E3 gives MCRLPVASLVICFWLVERSHCNSSLQDSMGELHNSFTVSLYQTLTKTENNSNLIVSPVSVSLSLGLLQLGARGNTLAQLEGTLGYNVNDAQVQDFLLQSQNDMSNTSQGMWLQQTCTLFIQSGVQLLTEFTQHAAVWANTSVVRANFSQLNHTRSQLERAGNNHDEMWHLQAGSSSGDLSGSDEVQAEALWWGHRLQMALVNTVAFRGVWQKQFLFTNTQNLPFILSDGSAIKVPMMYQATEVSFGQFRTASDQRYTVLELPYLGRSLSLQVVLPSERKTPLSSLESQLTARQLASWDTGLRRTKMDIFLPRFRMQNKFNLRSVLPTMGISDAFNPTVADFTGISAEENLYVSDAFHEVRIEVTEDGTKAAAATAMVLLKRSRAPVFKADRPFLFLLRQINTGSILFMGRVMNPADQAH, from the exons ATGTGTCGCCTGCCAGTGGCTTCACTTGTCATTTGCTTCTGGTTGGTGGAGAGAAGCCACTGTAACAGCAGCCTTCAGGACAGCATGGGAGAGCTACACAACAGCTTCACTGTCAGCCTCTACCAGACGCTCACCAAGACAGAGAACAACTCCAACCTGATCGTGTCACCGGTGAGCGTCTCCTTGTCTCTGGGGCTGCTGCAGCTCGGTGCCAGGGGCAACACGCTGGCTCAGCTGGAGGGAACACTCGGGTACAACGTGAACG ATGCCCAAGTACAAgacttcctgctgcagtcaCAGAATGACATGAGCAACACCAGCCAGGGGATGTGGCTGCAACAGACCTGCACGTTATTCATACAGAGCGGCGTCCAGCTCCTGACTGAGTTCACACAACATGCAGCAGTCTGGGCCAACACCAGCGTGGTCAGAGCCAACTTCAGCCAACTCAACCACACTCGCAGCCAGCTGGAGCGAGCAGGAAACAACCACG ATGAGATGTGGCACCTCCAGGCAGGAAGCAGCAGTGGGGACCTATCAGGGTCAGACGAGGTCCAAGCAGAGGCCCTGTGGTGGGGCCACCGGCTGCAGATGGCCCTGGTAAACACAGTGGCCTTCAGGGGTGTCTGGCAGAAACAGTTCCTATTCACCAACACCCAGAACCTGCCCTTCATCCTCTCTGATGGGAGTGCCATCAAGGTGCCCATGATGTACCAGGCTACAGAGGTCAGCTTTG GTCAGTTCAGGACAGCATCGGATCAGCGTTACACTGTGTTGGAGCTGCCGTACTTGGGCCGCTCCCTGAGCCTGCAGGTGGTCCTGCCCAGCGAGAGGAAGACGCCGTTGTCCTCCCTCGAGTCCCAACTCACTGCTCGTCAGCTGGCCTCCTGGGACACCGGCCTGCGGCGAACCAAGATGGACATTTTCCTACCCAG ATTCAGAATGCAGAACAAGTTCAATCTGAGGTCAGTACTTCCCACCATGGGCATCAGTGACGCCTTTAATCCGACAGTAGCTGATTTCACTGGAATATCAG CGGAGGAGAATCTTTATGTGTCTGATGCTTTCCATGAAGTGAGAATAGAAGTCACAGAAGATGGGACCAAGGCAGCTGCTGCTACAG CTATGGTGCTACTCAAACGATCCCGTGCTCCTGTTTTCAAGGCGGACCGGCCGTTCTTATTTCTGCTACGGCAGATTAACACAG GATCGATCTTGTTCATGGGCCGAGTGATGAACCCAGCAGACCAAGCACactaa